DNA sequence from the Ruminococcus albus 7 = DSM 20455 genome:
CAGCTCTTGGTTTTGCTACCCTGGAGAATGTACTTTATGTATTGCAGTATGGTGCTCTGACAGGACTTCTCAGGGCTGTTCTTTCAGTACCGCTACATGCTTTCACTGGTATTTTCATGGGTTACAATTTCGGTATTTCCAAATATATAAAGTACAATAATATAATAAATGGAGAAAACAATAAGAATCCTCAGCGGCGCGCATTTCTTATTTCGGTCGTAGTACATGGTATGTTCGACTTTCTTCTTTTTGCATCTAAAGCAACTAATGCTCCGGAAAATTTCGTTTATATTTCTTTCGCAGGGGTTATAGGTATAATGATACTTGTATATGTGCTGATGATTAAGATCATCAATAAAGCCAGCAAACAGGATCTTATCATATACGGTGAATATTACTACCAGCACCTGAACGGTCAGTTACAGGATATGGTCGGTAAAACAAATGAGAACGGTGCTTTATTTGTAATCTCAGAAAACGTACCAAACTATACCACAAATACGAATGGATACCAACCGCATACGATGGCAGGTCAGCCTGTTACGTGGCAGTATAGTCATCCGGCAAACTATAATTATCAGCAGCCCGGAGGATATACTTACGCAAACTCACAGAACGGTCAGTACGGCTATCAACCGTACAACACCAATCAGCAATCCAATAACGTCAATCCTTACAGTAACGGACAGTACGGGTATCCTTCTCAAAATGCAAATCAGCCCCAGCATACCGGTACCTACGGACAGTCATATGATCCGGTCAGCTCTATGTACACACCGACACAGACTCAAACTCAACTGGCGGAAAGGATCAAATTCTGCAACGAATGCGGAAACAAACTAACAGCGGATTCTAAATTCTGTCCAGTCTGCGGAAACAAAATATAAGCTAAAAAAGGCATGAGAAAATGATCCCATGCCTTTTGCTGTATCAGTTCATTCTATCATCAAACGGCTTTACCATAATACCGGAAGACATACCGCCTACAGAATAGCTGACTATATCATCGGAAGACAGGATGCTTCCCTTGTCCACCAGACCTTGTTTTTCAAACTCTTTCAGCAAATTGATGACTTTCTCTTTTCTGCCTTCTGTATCGAGCATCTTGTATTCTTCATCATCAAGAAGTGATTCTATCTGAGAATCGACAGTATCCATAGAAGCTAATTCCTTATCAGAAAATCTCTCACAAACAAAAATATCTACCGTTTCTGATCGATGTTCTATATCACCATCCATATAACGTGCATAATAATGGTAAGTCATATCCTCTGATACCTCCGGATCAGATGGAAAAGTATCATCCACTTTGAACCGGATACTGTACCCCGCATCGCCCTTTATTTCATCACCTGATCCGCTGAAATCACCATTGTCCAGCATTTCACCTCCAGAACTTCCTGTGTCTGCGTTGATAAGTTCAACTTTATGAGAGCCAACTATATCTTTTGCCAAAAATACGACCTCACTGTCATCCTCGCCTATGAGTATCTCCCTTTTGTCAACATAAAGACTGATATCTACTACACTTTTGACCTGAAGATCTTCGGCGCTGTCTGAAATACTTTCCGGATCAGCATTTGAAGAAATCTCCGACAATGTTTTTTTCTCTGATGTATCCGATCTGACAGAATTATCAGAGCAGCCCGTAATAACAACTGACAGCACCAGCGATACGATAAACACGAAAACTTTGCTATTCATACAGTGACCTCCGAAATGATATGTATATAGGATATCACCTGATGCAATAATTGTCAAGTTTAGTATTGCATTTCTTTAATTATGATAAACAAACTGAAATCTTTATTCAAGTGAACATTTTTATCTCAACGAGGATCCTTCAGTTTATTTCCAACAAACCAGTAGTCGCATAAACAGCCGCCGCTTGCCAGTGTGTTTTCACGAAAAAGCTTTGCATGCATCAAATCTGCTGTAAAATGATCCATTTCACACATGACAGGCAATACATCAAGAAGTCCCTCACGCCTTGCAAAATTATTAAGCGGACACTGTGTAAAATGATAATAAAAACCGTCAATATGTTTTTGGTCATCAAAATTAAAGTCCCAAGAAACTTCTTTATATTCAGGGTGATCTTCAAGCCATTGTGCATTTTTAAGCATATTCTTACGTATAGCTTTTATCCCACTTGGCTTATTAGCATCTATAAAGAATACAATAAACCTCAAAGGTTTCCAGCTTATAACTTCACGTGAAATAACTCTGAGACTATCGATCGTGATCTTACCTTTTGCTGACCTGTATACTGAAAAGAATATAAAACTCATATATACATTGGAAGCCATCGGATTATCAAAACCAATATCATCTATCCTACCGAGCATCTCCCTGTATTCAACTTTCGCTGTTTTCATAGTTTCTGCTGCAAAGGAGTGACTATAATGTTTTTTCAAGGATCTGCGCACGATCGGAGCAAGAACTGACCAGTATTTACCGGTATATTTCAGCATTAATCTTCACCACCTGAAAGTTGCCCAGCGATCATTCACCTTAGGCAGTAACAATGCAAACAGTTTACCGCGTATACTGTATTTTTTCATTTCCTCATTAAAGCTATGCTCCTCAACAAGCTGTATACCTTCAGCAAGATCAGCGATCTCCTGTCCTGAATCAGTTCCTGAGAGAAAATGTGCGTTGGTATTTTTTACGGTATCATGATGCTTTTCACTTTTCTGCATAAATTTACAGTTCTGCTCAGCAATAAGAATTCCGCCATCCTGAAAATTGTTTTTCAGGATCTCCAGAAATGTCCGTATCTGATCTAATGTAAGGTACATGAACAAGCCCTCAGCAATAAAAACAGGCTTAGCTTTTCTGCCTATCAGAGCATTCTGCACAGCAGAACACCATTTACTGTCAAGGGCATTACCTGCTATCATGGTTACACGATCACGTTCAGGAAACGCCTTTCTTCTTGCATCTATAGAATCAGGAAGATCAAGATCAAACCATAGTATCCTTCCATTATCAACTCTTGAAAAACGATCATCAAATCCTGCACCGACGTTTACAACAACAGTATCGGGAGCCTTCTTAATGATATCTTTAAGCTGACGGTCAAGCATTATTGTTCGTGCTACAACACCCTCATGAGACATGAATTTATCATACGGTCTTGTATCCACATTCAGTGATTTAATTATCTCTACAGCTTTCTGATCCCTGATCCTTGCATTTTTGCGCATAGTTTCATTAGCTTTGACCGCAAGCGGTATCAAAGCCGTAGTCTGTACATCACCTAATTTCAGTTCCATAGTTCATTATTCTCCTTTTCTTCGGTTAGTTTCTTCTAACCCGTTAATTCCATTATAACATACAACAATAAGGATTTCAAGATGTTTCAAAAAGAATTAAAACCAATTTTAAAAAGTAATATAAATACGTATAATGTGCTAATTGTCCAAAACCATATTAATACAACTTTTTTATTATAAAAAAAAGAGGGACGCCCCTTATCGAAAAGGGGTTCCCTCATAGGATCTAAAAGTTACAATAGACTTTACAAATGAAACATATAGATTTAATTACTGAAGTGATTTTAATTTGCTGGATGTTATGGGAAAGGCAGTCTTTGAAAGTTTACGAGTAACTACCATCTGTAAAGCGAGTGCATCTGACTTATTAAGACCATTTCCTGCATCCACGCAATCAGCATTTTTCTTGCCTTGTTCGCTAAGAACACATTTTTTAGGATCCGAAAGATACTGCATCAAAAGGACAATATCAGACATATCGACCTTACCATCGATATTAACATCACCATAATTCGGAGTAACAGTATTATGCGGCTGTTCTGAATACGAACCCGAATAATAATCACTGATGGATATACCGTTTCCGGACTTACCAAGTTTGATCTTATGATCAAGGCTGATGAACTTTCCGTTTTCATCCTTCCAGAGTGAAGGCTTTACGAACTCATATTTTTCTTCGTCCCAGTGATCCCAGTTACAATCGCTGGCAATAAGTCCGCCTGTGTCACTGGAATTTTCATTGAAGCACCAGAAGGTGTGATGTATACGCTTATCAATCATATAATCACGAAGTACTTCCATCCAGTGTTTATTTGCGCCAGAAGGGTCATTCACACTGTCAATACGTCCGCCCCACTCACCCATGAGCAGAGGAGAAATCTTTTCTTCAACAAGGAATGCCCATGAATCGTACCAGTATTCTTTGAGCAGATATTCTCTGTCAAACTTGTAGCTTGTATAGTTGGGGCCTTTACCCTGCAGGTGGAACCAGGACTGTTCATAAACCAGAGGGCCGTAGTCATGAGGTGAATAAACAAGCTGACTCTGATACTTGCCGAGATTTACGGGATAATCTCTGGCACCGCGGAAGTTTCCTCCCCACCATGCACCGTGATAAGGCTGATAATCAGGATCACCATAATGAGCATAATCGGTTGAATTTGAAGACCAGTCGAAGCCCTTTTCAAATTTCGGATAAACTTCGATACCCTCTACCATTATAAGGAGATTGGGGTTCTTTTCGAGGCACGCCTTAGCACCTTTTTCAGCGGCATAACGCCAGTTGTTGGCATCGCTTGAGCCATCCCATTTTGCAAAGATACCATCATCCTTTTTACCGTGAGGCTCATTTTTAAGGTCGATCGCGATAACAGTATCATCATCCTTGTAGTAATCAGCGAACCATGCCAATGCATCGAGCCAGTCCTTCTCGCTGTATTTGTTATCATACCAGAGTGCGTAGTTATGACCGGCTGCATTTGTGGTAGCACAGTGTATATCCATCATGATCTTGATGCCGTTTTCCCTGCACCATTCCACAGCCTTATTCCAGATATCAAAGCTGTACATCGGTGTTCCGCCTTCGATGCCTTCAATGGTGAGTTCAGGATTCTTCCACTCGTTAAGCTTGATTATAGGGTCGGGTTTACCATTCTTCCACTGAAGAAGTATCTCTGTGGACATCGGTACACGAAGCAGATTAAAGCCGTGATCAGCTATCTCGTTGAGTGCCTGATGCATATTGATGCTCCATACACCGTCAAAAATCTGACTTCCGACGTTATAGCCAAACCAGTTGCAGCCAGTCATCCATACAGGATTTCCATACATATCCACAACCTCGGCATTTTCATTTACGTGAAGCCAGTCATCATGGTAAGAATCAGGAGCTGCCGTTACAGAGGCAGCGGAAGCGGCAGGCACATTATCAGCTATTATGCCTGAAGCCGGAGCAAAGATGATCGTACAAGCAGATACAGCTGCAGTCATCCCCGAGATCAGTTTTTTGAACATAGTATACATATCCTCTCTTCTGCTGCCTGTATAAGGAATTTACAGACAGTTTAATTTACTGATATTATACAATATAACAAGCTGATTGTCAATAAGTAAAATCATTTTTTTATGTAACAAATCTATATCAATATTTTTGTGCAATATTCTGATACATACAGAATACATATCCTAATAATTATACCGAAATTAAGGCTTTGCATGATATGACTTTCTTTTGCTGGATGGATAATATTCTTTTGTATCAAATGCTGTTAATATACGTTTTTAGCTAGTGATATTTTACAAAATAAAAGGATATTATTCACGAAAATAAGAATTTGCTTGATATTTAAAATAAATCATGATATAATTACGAATGTGATACGTAACCAAGTCTATTTGATGTATCATTTAATGGTCAGGCTGTGATGGTATAACAGCCGGTATATTTATAATTTCAAAGGGAGGATCTTAAAATGAAACATGATGTGACAAAGCGGACACTTGCAGGCATACTTTCTGTACTATGTATTGCAGGTGCTATCCCCACAGGCATCAATACCAATAGTTTATGCTTCACTACAGCAGTAACGGCTTACGCAGATGCCGAACAGGGATCTGTCTCTTCCGCCTCTGTACATGAGGTCTCAACTCTTGATGAATTCCTTACTGCTGCCAATTCAGCCCAGAATGGCGATACTATTAAGCTAACCGATTCATTCACAGTAGTCGGGAATTATACAATAAACAACGATAAAGCCTTTACGGTAGATTTCAACGGCAATATGATATACTTTGACGGTGAAGGCAATTACAAGGTGCAGAGCTATTTTTATATCAATAACAATGATGCTCACATCACTTTCCTGGACAGTGGTTACGGCGGAGGAATGTCTGTTATCAACCCTTGTGTTGTACGTCTTATAATGAATAACAGCGGTACAGTTGAACTTCTCAGCGGTACTTATATCGGTGGTCTTGATACTATAAGAACAAATACGAATAATGCCCATGTATACATAAAGGGCGGTTATTATGATCTCCTTAAAGAGGATGATGAGGGTCCTTTTTTCAGAAACGGTAACGGTCATTATTATCTGACAGGCGGATATTATACTGAAAGAAGCAATATGAGCGATACCAGATTTGATCTTGCAGAAGGTCATGAGTATTACGAAACAGGCAACGAAGAATATCCCCTTGGTATACGAAAAACGGATGCTACAGCTATCAAAGAT
Encoded proteins:
- a CDS encoding PrsW family glutamic-type intramembrane protease, with translation MTFVLIGIALIPTIIIFSAVLKKTPTVKKEPFKRVAKVFIISALSTIIAAILEVIGKDIVAVAYSSDADKIASMSGYFVLCLLVIGPSEEACKYFTFKQNIFNDREFDHTYDGVVYGAAAALGFATLENVLYVLQYGALTGLLRAVLSVPLHAFTGIFMGYNFGISKYIKYNNIINGENNKNPQRRAFLISVVVHGMFDFLLFASKATNAPENFVYISFAGVIGIMILVYVLMIKIINKASKQDLIIYGEYYYQHLNGQLQDMVGKTNENGALFVISENVPNYTTNTNGYQPHTMAGQPVTWQYSHPANYNYQQPGGYTYANSQNGQYGYQPYNTNQQSNNVNPYSNGQYGYPSQNANQPQHTGTYGQSYDPVSSMYTPTQTQTQLAERIKFCNECGNKLTADSKFCPVCGNKI
- a CDS encoding L-2-amino-thiazoline-4-carboxylic acid hydrolase, which translates into the protein MKTAKVEYREMLGRIDDIGFDNPMASNVYMSFIFFSVYRSAKGKITIDSLRVISREVISWKPLRFIVFFIDANKPSGIKAIRKNMLKNAQWLEDHPEYKEVSWDFNFDDQKHIDGFYYHFTQCPLNNFARREGLLDVLPVMCEMDHFTADLMHAKLFRENTLASGGCLCDYWFVGNKLKDPR
- a CDS encoding class I SAM-dependent methyltransferase, coding for MELKLGDVQTTALIPLAVKANETMRKNARIRDQKAVEIIKSLNVDTRPYDKFMSHEGVVARTIMLDRQLKDIIKKAPDTVVVNVGAGFDDRFSRVDNGRILWFDLDLPDSIDARRKAFPERDRVTMIAGNALDSKWCSAVQNALIGRKAKPVFIAEGLFMYLTLDQIRTFLEILKNNFQDGGILIAEQNCKFMQKSEKHHDTVKNTNAHFLSGTDSGQEIADLAEGIQLVEEHSFNEEMKKYSIRGKLFALLLPKVNDRWATFRW
- a CDS encoding cellulase family glycosylhydrolase, with amino-acid sequence MFKKLISGMTAAVSACTIIFAPASGIIADNVPAASAASVTAAPDSYHDDWLHVNENAEVVDMYGNPVWMTGCNWFGYNVGSQIFDGVWSINMHQALNEIADHGFNLLRVPMSTEILLQWKNGKPDPIIKLNEWKNPELTIEGIEGGTPMYSFDIWNKAVEWCRENGIKIMMDIHCATTNAAGHNYALWYDNKYSEKDWLDALAWFADYYKDDDTVIAIDLKNEPHGKKDDGIFAKWDGSSDANNWRYAAEKGAKACLEKNPNLLIMVEGIEVYPKFEKGFDWSSNSTDYAHYGDPDYQPYHGAWWGGNFRGARDYPVNLGKYQSQLVYSPHDYGPLVYEQSWFHLQGKGPNYTSYKFDREYLLKEYWYDSWAFLVEEKISPLLMGEWGGRIDSVNDPSGANKHWMEVLRDYMIDKRIHHTFWCFNENSSDTGGLIASDCNWDHWDEEKYEFVKPSLWKDENGKFISLDHKIKLGKSGNGISISDYYSGSYSEQPHNTVTPNYGDVNIDGKVDMSDIVLLMQYLSDPKKCVLSEQGKKNADCVDAGNGLNKSDALALQMVVTRKLSKTAFPITSSKLKSLQ